In Nitrosophilus alvini, the following are encoded in one genomic region:
- the rpsL gene encoding 30S ribosomal protein S12 — protein sequence MPTINQLVRRERKKVIKKSKSPALVKCPQRRGVCTRVYTTTPKKPNSALRKVAKVRLTSGYEVISYIPGEGHNLQEHSIVLVRGGRVKDLPGVKYHIVRGALDTAGVANRKRSRSKYGTKKPK from the coding sequence GTGCCAACTATCAACCAATTGGTTAGACGAGAAAGAAAAAAGGTTATAAAAAAGTCCAAATCTCCAGCACTTGTAAAGTGTCCTCAAAGAAGAGGTGTTTGTACTAGAGTTTATACCACTACGCCTAAAAAGCCAAACTCGGCTTTGAGAAAAGTTGCAAAAGTAAGACTTACAAGCGGATATGAAGTGATCAGCTATATTCCGGGTGAAGGTCATAACCTGCAAGAGCACTCCATAGTTCTTGTAAGAGGCGGAAGGGTAAAAGACTTGCCGGGTGTTAAGTACCATATAGTAAGGGGTGCGCTCGATACAGCAGGCGTTGCAAACAGAAAAAGATCAAGATCTAAATACGGAACCAAAAAACCGAAATAA
- the rpsG gene encoding 30S ribosomal protein S7, translated as MRRRRAPVREVLPDPIYNSKVLTKFINKLMWDGKKSVAEKIMYQALELIEKKGEKKGIEVFNEAIENVKPLLEVKSRRVGGATYQVPVEVRPVRQQSLAIRWLVDAARNRNERTMAERLANELLDAANKRGAAYKKKEDTYKMAEANKAFAHYRW; from the coding sequence GTGAGAAGAAGAAGAGCACCGGTCAGAGAAGTACTTCCTGATCCGATTTACAACAGTAAAGTTTTGACAAAATTTATAAATAAATTGATGTGGGACGGAAAGAAGAGCGTTGCAGAAAAGATAATGTATCAGGCACTTGAGCTTATCGAAAAAAAAGGCGAGAAAAAAGGCATTGAAGTTTTCAACGAAGCTATAGAAAACGTTAAACCTCTTCTTGAAGTGAAAAGTAGAAGAGTCGGAGGTGCCACATATCAGGTACCTGTAGAAGTAAGACCTGTAAGACAGCAGTCTTTGGCAATCAGATGGCTTGTGGATGCAGCCAGAAACAGAAATGAAAGAACTATGGCCGAAAGACTGGCAAACGAGCTTCTTGATGCTGCAAACAAAAGAGGTGCAGCTTATAAGAAAAAAGAAGATACATACAAAATGGCAGAAGCCAACAAAGCTTTTGCTCACTACAGATGGTAG
- a CDS encoding helix-turn-helix domain-containing protein translates to MKKLTIKEASEVLGISEQAIRKRISRGTLNSVKENGHIFVVMDEKSENNSYKEEYELFFSFFMDELEKKDKEIEALKSLLKEKEKKIEELNGEVKSALKDNVKLAQGVHLEARKLIETFVPLFPEIGRTTGLKEKEEDDTVYKERPGKEKKKKKKKK, encoded by the coding sequence ATGAAAAAATTGACAATCAAAGAGGCCTCTGAGGTTTTAGGAATTTCAGAACAGGCTATAAGAAAGAGAATCAGCAGAGGAACACTGAATTCTGTCAAAGAGAACGGACATATATTTGTAGTAATGGATGAAAAGAGTGAAAATAACAGCTATAAAGAGGAGTATGAGCTTTTTTTCTCCTTTTTTATGGATGAACTGGAGAAAAAGGATAAAGAGATAGAAGCGCTCAAGTCTCTTCTTAAAGAGAAAGAGAAAAAGATAGAAGAGCTTAACGGTGAAGTAAAAAGCGCACTCAAAGACAACGTGAAACTTGCCCAAGGTGTGCATCTTGAAGCGAGGAAACTTATAGAGACATTTGTACCTCTTTTCCCGGAAATCGGACGAACGACCGGTCTAAAAGAGAAAGAAGAGGATGATACAGTATATAAAGAGCGCCCCGGCAAAGAGAAGAAAAAAAAGAAAAAGAAGAAATAA
- the fusA gene encoding elongation factor G has product MARKTPIDKVRNIGIAAHIDAGKTTTTERILYYTGISHKIGEVHEGAATMDWMEQEKERGITITSAATTCFWNNHQINIIDTPGHVDFTIEVERSMRVLDGAVAVFCAVGGVQPQSETVWRQANKYGVPRIVFVNKMDRIGADFFNVENQIRERLKANPVPLQIPIGAEENFRGVVDLVEMKGIVWDDETMGAKYTVIDIPEELREKAEEYREKLIEAVAESDEELMEKYLGGEELTNEEIKRGIKAGTLSMDMTPMLCGSAFKNKGVQTLLDAVVDYLPAPTEVKAIKGIDPNTEEEVTVESTDEGPFAALAFKIMTDPFVGQLTFIRVYRGQIASGSYVLNSTKGKKERVGRLLKMHANKREEIKELPSGEIGAVVGLKNTLTGDTLCDEKAPVILERMEFPEPVISVAVEPKTKADQEKMSVALSKLAEEDPSFRVHTDEETGQTIISGMGELHLEIIVDRMKREFKVEAEVGQPQVAYRETIKVPVDQEYKYAKQSGGRGQYGHVFIKLEPQEPGKGYEFVNQITGGVIPKEYIPAVDKGIQEAMQNGVVAGYPVVDVKATLYDGSYHDVDSSEMAFKIAGSMAFKEAAKKANPVLLEPIMKVEVEVPEEYMGDVIGDINRRRGQVSSMDDRAGNKIITAMVPLAEMFGYSTDLRSFTQGRGTYSMEFDHYEEVPRNVAEEIVKKRNG; this is encoded by the coding sequence ATGGCAAGAAAGACTCCTATAGACAAAGTAAGAAATATAGGAATTGCAGCTCATATCGATGCTGGTAAAACTACAACTACAGAGAGAATTCTATATTACACCGGAATTTCGCATAAAATAGGCGAGGTTCATGAAGGTGCGGCAACTATGGACTGGATGGAGCAGGAGAAAGAGAGAGGTATTACTATTACTTCTGCTGCTACCACATGTTTTTGGAACAACCATCAGATAAATATCATCGATACACCGGGGCACGTTGACTTTACGATAGAAGTTGAAAGATCGATGAGAGTACTTGACGGTGCAGTTGCGGTTTTCTGTGCCGTTGGCGGTGTACAGCCTCAGTCAGAGACTGTATGGAGACAGGCAAATAAATATGGAGTTCCAAGAATCGTTTTTGTCAACAAGATGGACAGAATCGGTGCTGACTTTTTCAATGTTGAAAATCAGATAAGAGAGAGACTAAAAGCCAATCCAGTTCCTTTGCAGATACCGATCGGTGCAGAAGAAAATTTCAGAGGCGTTGTTGACCTTGTAGAGATGAAGGGAATCGTCTGGGATGATGAGACTATGGGAGCGAAATATACCGTTATAGATATCCCGGAAGAGTTGAGAGAAAAAGCTGAAGAGTACAGAGAAAAGCTGATAGAAGCGGTTGCCGAAAGCGACGAAGAGCTTATGGAGAAATATCTTGGCGGAGAAGAGCTAACAAACGAAGAGATAAAAAGAGGTATAAAAGCCGGAACTCTTTCTATGGATATGACTCCTATGCTTTGTGGAAGCGCCTTCAAAAACAAAGGTGTGCAGACACTTCTTGACGCTGTTGTGGATTACCTTCCTGCTCCGACAGAAGTAAAAGCGATCAAAGGGATCGATCCAAATACCGAAGAAGAGGTTACTGTAGAGTCAACAGACGAAGGTCCTTTTGCCGCACTTGCATTTAAAATCATGACTGACCCGTTTGTTGGACAGTTGACATTTATCAGGGTTTACAGAGGGCAGATAGCAAGCGGAAGCTATGTTCTTAACTCTACAAAAGGCAAAAAAGAGAGAGTGGGAAGACTTCTTAAGATGCATGCAAACAAAAGAGAAGAGATAAAAGAGCTGCCTTCAGGTGAAATCGGTGCGGTTGTTGGACTCAAAAATACATTGACAGGTGATACGCTCTGCGACGAAAAAGCGCCTGTTATTCTTGAAAGAATGGAGTTCCCAGAGCCTGTTATCTCTGTTGCCGTTGAGCCTAAAACTAAAGCGGACCAGGAGAAAATGTCTGTTGCACTCTCTAAGCTTGCCGAGGAGGATCCGAGTTTCAGAGTTCATACAGATGAAGAGACCGGCCAGACAATAATTTCCGGTATGGGTGAGCTTCACCTTGAGATTATCGTCGACAGGATGAAAAGAGAGTTCAAAGTGGAAGCTGAAGTGGGACAGCCGCAGGTTGCGTACAGAGAGACTATCAAAGTACCTGTCGATCAAGAATACAAATATGCAAAACAGTCAGGTGGCCGCGGTCAGTACGGACACGTATTTATCAAGCTTGAGCCTCAGGAACCAGGAAAAGGCTATGAGTTTGTAAATCAAATTACAGGTGGTGTTATTCCGAAAGAGTATATCCCTGCCGTTGATAAAGGTATCCAGGAAGCGATGCAAAACGGTGTTGTTGCGGGATATCCGGTTGTTGACGTAAAAGCTACTCTGTATGACGGAAGCTACCACGATGTGGACTCATCTGAAATGGCGTTTAAGATTGCCGGTTCTATGGCTTTCAAAGAGGCAGCGAAAAAAGCGAACCCTGTTCTTCTTGAGCCTATCATGAAAGTTGAAGTGGAAGTTCCGGAAGAGTATATGGGGGATGTTATAGGCGATATCAACAGAAGAAGAGGGCAGGTAAGCTCTATGGATGACAGAGCCGGCAATAAAATCATAACAGCAATGGTTCCGCTTGCTGAGATGTTCGGATACTCTACCGATCTTAGATCCTTTACACAGGGACGTGGAACATACTCCATGGAATTTGATCATTATGAAGAGGTTCCAAGAAACGTTGCAGAAGAGATAGTCAAAAAGAGAAACGGCTGA
- a CDS encoding RNA recognition motif domain-containing protein gives MKQIYVGNLPYRSSEEEVKELFAQYGDVSSVKIITDRETGRPRGFAFVEMEDDGALSAIDALDGKEFEGRTLRVNEARPREQRPRREFN, from the coding sequence ATGAAGCAAATTTATGTAGGCAATCTGCCTTATAGATCAAGCGAAGAGGAAGTTAAAGAGCTTTTTGCTCAGTATGGTGACGTAAGTTCAGTAAAGATAATAACCGATAGAGAAACAGGAAGACCAAGAGGTTTTGCATTTGTAGAGATGGAAGATGACGGCGCACTTTCTGCTATTGACGCACTTGACGGAAAAGAGTTTGAAGGAAGAACACTCAGAGTCAATGAAGCAAGGCCAAGAGAACAGAGACCAAGAAGAGAATTTAATTAA
- a CDS encoding ThiF family adenylyltransferase, with amino-acid sequence MPGYDYYLATSRNIGWFAEREQEKLKNKKVAIGGLGGVGGGHLLTLVRLGILNFHIADPDIFDYSNLNRQVGSDLRTLGNNKVDVLEKMAKDINPELNIKKFPEGVTEENIDDFLDGVDIYIDGLDFFVIELRRKVFDACRKKGIPAVSAAAMGMGSACIVFMPDGITFDQYFRLEGCSREEQLLRFLIGLSPKMAQTKYLADPDGVDLKNNRVPSTAIACRLCNGIVGAQTVKILLNRGDIVTAPKSIQFDAYLNKMYNVWVPFGNANPLQKIKLAAARKILQKEKM; translated from the coding sequence ATGCCGGGATATGATTACTATTTGGCCACATCTAGAAACATTGGCTGGTTTGCCGAGAGAGAACAGGAGAAGCTTAAAAATAAAAAGGTTGCTATAGGCGGACTTGGAGGTGTAGGGGGAGGCCATCTTCTTACGCTGGTGAGACTGGGAATATTGAATTTTCATATTGCTGATCCTGATATTTTTGATTATTCCAATCTAAACAGACAGGTGGGGTCTGATCTTAGAACACTTGGGAACAATAAAGTCGATGTTTTGGAAAAGATGGCAAAAGATATCAATCCCGAACTGAATATAAAGAAATTTCCCGAAGGGGTAACAGAAGAGAATATAGACGATTTTTTAGATGGAGTCGATATATATATAGACGGTCTTGACTTTTTTGTTATAGAACTGAGAAGAAAAGTTTTTGATGCGTGCAGAAAAAAGGGTATTCCGGCAGTCAGTGCCGCTGCTATGGGAATGGGTTCGGCGTGTATAGTCTTTATGCCGGATGGAATCACATTTGATCAATATTTCAGACTCGAAGGGTGTTCAAGAGAGGAGCAGCTTTTGAGATTTCTTATAGGGCTCTCTCCCAAGATGGCCCAGACAAAATATCTTGCAGATCCCGATGGTGTAGATTTGAAAAACAACAGAGTGCCATCAACTGCAATTGCCTGCAGACTTTGTAACGGTATTGTAGGAGCGCAGACTGTAAAAATTCTTTTAAACAGAGGAGATATTGTTACAGCTCCAAAAAGTATACAATTTGATGCATATCTTAATAAGATGTACAATGTATGGGTTCCTTTCGGAAACGCCAATCCTTTACAAAAAATCAAACTTGCAGCCGCCAGAAAAATACTTCAAAAAGAGAAAATGTAA
- a CDS encoding glycine zipper 2TM domain-containing protein, with the protein MKKLIFAVLAIVATNMFAQSFSYIEYVEVTRSEPVYRTVVKRIPYQECWDEEVPVAYENRYSDNSDTVGALIGGVAGGIIGNQVGRGSGKTAATVGGAIIGTLVGKNLASRNNSYVTTGYKTVRRCRTRYEEREERVQKGYRNYAFYNGREIVKFSRRPLRNIKVKVTVTY; encoded by the coding sequence ATGAAAAAACTAATTTTTGCAGTTTTGGCCATAGTCGCTACAAATATGTTTGCGCAAAGTTTCAGTTATATAGAATATGTAGAGGTAACCAGAAGTGAACCGGTATACAGGACAGTTGTAAAAAGGATACCCTATCAGGAGTGCTGGGATGAAGAAGTTCCCGTTGCCTATGAAAATAGATACAGCGATAACTCTGATACCGTCGGAGCCCTTATCGGAGGTGTTGCCGGAGGAATCATCGGAAACCAGGTAGGAAGAGGAAGCGGAAAGACTGCTGCTACAGTAGGAGGAGCTATTATCGGTACTCTTGTAGGGAAAAATCTCGCTTCAAGAAACAATTCGTATGTGACAACGGGATATAAAACCGTAAGAAGATGCAGAACGAGATATGAAGAGAGAGAAGAGAGAGTTCAAAAAGGTTATAGAAATTATGCCTTTTATAACGGTCGTGAGATTGTAAAATTTAGTAGACGCCCACTTAGGAATATAAAAGTTAAGGTTACCGTTACCTATTAG